In the genome of Flavobacteriales bacterium, one region contains:
- a CDS encoding transferase hexapeptide repeat family protein, with protein sequence MANFFEFNGFRPSVHPSAYVHPNASVIGNVTIGKDVYIGPGAALRGDWGEIIVEDGCNVQESCTLHMFPGEKVHLMEGAHIGHGAIVHGATVGCHVLIGMNAVIMDQVVIGEHAIIGALSFVKEGTLVEARSLYAGNPARMIKELSEEMMKWKDEGTKLYRGLPQTCHETMIPCDPLDYVPKFKAAQQAYYQSWTKHRKQP encoded by the coding sequence ATGGCGAATTTTTTTGAGTTCAACGGTTTTCGTCCTTCCGTACATCCCAGCGCATATGTACACCCGAATGCCTCGGTCATCGGCAATGTGACCATTGGAAAGGATGTGTATATCGGACCCGGTGCTGCCCTTCGCGGCGATTGGGGCGAGATTATTGTTGAAGATGGGTGTAACGTGCAGGAAAGTTGCACACTTCACATGTTCCCCGGTGAAAAGGTGCACCTAATGGAAGGTGCGCATATCGGGCATGGTGCCATTGTGCACGGTGCCACGGTTGGCTGTCATGTTTTGATCGGAATGAATGCTGTGATCATGGACCAGGTGGTGATTGGCGAACACGCCATCATCGGTGCCCTTTCCTTTGTAAAAGAAGGAACCCTTGTTGAAGCCAGATCTTTATATGCCGGCAACCCGGCACGCATGATCAAAGAACTGTCGGAGGAAATGATGAAGTGGAAAGACGAGGGCACAAAACTTTATCGAGGACTTCCGCAAACATGTCATGAAACCATGATTCCCTGCGACCCCCTTGACTATGTGCCTAAATTCAAAGCTGCCCAGCAGGCCTACTACCAATCATGGACCAAGCATCGGAAGCAACCCTGA
- a CDS encoding winged helix DNA-binding protein, producing MKLEDEIKQKSFTDQMEKLTVNLIYTGNYVMAATNRFLKVYDISGQQYNVLRILRGQYPNPASINLLTERMLDKSSNASRLVEKLKIKKLVKRTECPEDRRQVNVEITAKGLDLLKKIDEDKANDQPRWKTLTKTEAKTLNDLLDKFRG from the coding sequence ATGAAACTCGAGGACGAAATCAAACAAAAATCATTTACCGATCAGATGGAAAAGCTGACCGTTAATTTGATCTATACAGGCAATTATGTGATGGCGGCCACCAACCGGTTTCTGAAGGTGTATGACATCAGCGGGCAACAATACAACGTACTTCGGATCCTGCGCGGCCAATACCCGAACCCCGCCTCCATCAACCTGCTTACCGAACGCATGCTTGATAAGAGTTCGAATGCTTCCCGGCTTGTGGAAAAACTGAAGATCAAAAAACTCGTGAAGCGCACCGAATGCCCTGAGGATCGCAGGCAGGTGAATGTTGAGATCACCGCCAAGGGATTGGACCTGCTGAAGAAAATTGATGAAGATAAAGCCAATGACCAACCACGTTGGAAAACCCTGACAAAAACCGAAGCAAAAACTTTGAACGATCTGCTCGACAAATTCAGGGGCTGA
- a CDS encoding YceI family protein, whose amino-acid sequence MKTSMHTLVLALSTFLSVSPALAGNDPTGLKVDATKSQATWTGKKVTGSHYGKVSFTEGEVHIQNNKIVDARVVVDMTSITVEDLTDADYNAKLTGHLKSADFFDVENYKQATVSVKKVTDIKEDADGNNVMIEGDLTIKGQTHPVSFPAKVSVTSGKVVARGDFKFDRTQYGIRYGSGSFFDNLGDKTIDDMVEISFVLIAGK is encoded by the coding sequence ATGAAAACCAGCATGCATACCCTTGTTCTTGCACTCAGCACATTCCTATCCGTTTCACCGGCACTGGCAGGCAACGACCCCACCGGACTGAAAGTGGATGCCACCAAATCACAAGCCACATGGACCGGAAAAAAAGTAACCGGCAGTCACTACGGCAAAGTATCTTTCACCGAAGGCGAAGTACACATCCAAAACAACAAGATCGTTGACGCCCGCGTGGTGGTTGACATGACCAGCATCACCGTGGAGGACCTGACCGACGCAGATTACAATGCCAAGCTCACCGGCCATTTGAAGTCGGCTGATTTCTTCGACGTGGAGAACTACAAGCAAGCAACCGTTTCCGTGAAGAAGGTAACCGACATCAAGGAAGATGCCGACGGAAACAATGTAATGATCGAAGGTGACCTGACCATCAAAGGGCAAACACACCCTGTCAGCTTCCCGGCAAAAGTGTCTGTTACATCCGGCAAGGTTGTGGCCCGGGGCGACTTCAAATTCGACCGCACCCAATACGGCATCCGTTACGGTTCGGGTAGTTTCTTTGACAACCTGGGCGACAAAACCATTGACGACATGGTGGAGATTTCCTTCGTACTGATCGCAGGAAAATAA
- the msrA gene encoding peptide-methionine (S)-S-oxide reductase MsrA, translated as MQRFLQVICLIAVFSSHSCSQNAKKMEQSPPTAKQEPMHEGMDSATFGAGCFWCVEAVFSDLDGVEKVESGYAGGHVKNPSYKEVCAGHTGHAEVCRIVYDPNKVSYDELLEVFWQTHDPTTLNRQGGDEGTQYRSVIFYHNDEQKATAEKYKKALDASGAFNAPIVTEISPLTTYYPAEDYHQNYFELNPEQAYCRAVIRPKVEKFKKVFHDRLKPEAEQP; from the coding sequence ATGCAACGATTTCTTCAGGTGATTTGCTTGATTGCCGTTTTCTCCTCACATTCGTGCTCCCAAAACGCGAAGAAAATGGAGCAATCACCACCAACCGCAAAACAGGAGCCCATGCACGAAGGCATGGATTCAGCAACCTTCGGCGCCGGATGTTTCTGGTGCGTGGAAGCCGTTTTCTCAGACCTTGACGGTGTGGAGAAAGTGGAGTCAGGCTATGCCGGCGGACATGTAAAGAACCCAAGCTACAAGGAAGTATGTGCCGGGCACACCGGACACGCCGAGGTATGCAGGATTGTGTACGATCCGAACAAGGTTTCCTATGATGAGCTGCTGGAGGTTTTCTGGCAAACCCACGACCCGACCACGTTGAACCGACAGGGTGGAGACGAAGGTACACAGTACCGGTCGGTGATCTTCTACCACAACGACGAACAAAAGGCTACGGCGGAGAAATACAAGAAAGCGTTGGATGCATCCGGTGCATTTAATGCCCCGATCGTGACGGAAATCTCACCGCTTACCACATACTATCCGGCGGAAGACTATCACCAGAACTATTTTGAACTGAATCCCGAGCAGGCATACTGCCGGGCGGTGATCAGGCCCAAGGTGGAAAAATTCAAAAAGGTGTTCCACGACAGGCTCAAGCCGGAAGCCGAGCAACCATAA
- a CDS encoding DUF4136 domain-containing protein: protein MKKFGSLLGLMLFLAACSPEITYESDPGVDMKQYTTFEICPDDLLVLGDENPVYDNESNRKLIADRIRQELMAKGMKEQNGSSELFVNFDIQVTDKVQWTSSCTPNEENRYWEQCEIKEMNFEEGTLSIRFTDLAKNQVVWQGSASAAMVKRKVAVEKIIDEAVGEILRHFRE from the coding sequence ATGAAAAAGTTCGGTTCCCTGTTGGGATTGATGTTATTCCTTGCCGCCTGCAGTCCGGAGATCACGTATGAGTCAGACCCCGGTGTAGACATGAAACAATACACCACCTTTGAGATCTGTCCGGACGACCTTCTGGTGCTGGGTGATGAGAACCCGGTGTATGACAATGAATCCAACCGGAAACTCATTGCAGACAGGATCCGGCAGGAGCTGATGGCTAAAGGCATGAAGGAGCAGAACGGTTCATCAGAACTTTTCGTGAATTTCGACATCCAGGTGACGGACAAAGTGCAATGGACATCCTCCTGTACGCCCAATGAAGAGAACCGGTATTGGGAACAATGTGAGATCAAGGAAATGAACTTCGAGGAAGGCACACTTTCCATCCGGTTCACCGACCTGGCCAAAAACCAGGTGGTGTGGCAGGGATCTGCCAGCGCCGCGATGGTGAAAAGAAAGGTGGCCGTGGAAAAAATCATTGATGAAGCAGTCGGGGAAATTTTGAGACACTTTCGTGAATAA
- a CDS encoding response regulator transcription factor has product MSKMAAHILLVEDEENFGMVLKNYLELHDYSVRWCKNGKEGHTAFLNDRFDLCILDVMMPEQDGFALAGDIRKTGTDVPILFLTARSRKEDMIRGYQSGGDDYLVKPFDAEVLLHKLQAILMRKGRDKGKEDATYAFGDCRFHASSRMLDVRGESRQLSPKETQLLALLCANLNEVLTREEALNTIWKDDSYFSARSMDVYIAKLRKYLKPDEKVSIVNVHGDGFRLVADNPHGT; this is encoded by the coding sequence ATGAGTAAAATGGCAGCACATATCCTGCTTGTGGAAGACGAGGAGAATTTCGGCATGGTGCTGAAAAACTACCTGGAGCTGCACGACTACTCCGTGCGCTGGTGCAAGAATGGGAAGGAAGGTCATACCGCTTTCCTGAACGATCGGTTCGACCTGTGCATCCTGGACGTGATGATGCCTGAGCAGGATGGCTTTGCGCTGGCCGGAGACATCCGAAAAACCGGAACCGATGTGCCCATTTTGTTTCTCACCGCACGATCCAGGAAAGAAGACATGATCAGGGGTTACCAGTCAGGTGGTGATGATTACCTGGTGAAACCGTTCGATGCGGAGGTGCTGCTGCATAAACTGCAGGCCATTCTGATGCGCAAAGGCCGTGACAAGGGAAAGGAGGATGCCACTTATGCATTCGGGGATTGCCGTTTCCATGCATCGAGCCGCATGCTTGATGTGAGGGGAGAATCACGACAGCTTTCTCCCAAGGAAACCCAGTTGCTGGCCCTGCTGTGTGCGAACCTGAATGAGGTACTCACGAGGGAGGAAGCCCTGAACACCATTTGGAAAGACGACAGTTATTTCTCTGCCCGGAGCATGGATGTATACATCGCCAAACTGCGCAAATACCTCAAGCCGGATGAAAAAGTGAGTATTGTCAATGTTCATGGCGACGGGTTCAGGCTTGTTGCTGACAATCCTCATGGAACTTGA
- a CDS encoding HAMP domain-containing histidine kinase, with amino-acid sequence MMRRWNMSVRTRAVWMTVALIGTTVIQVLWMRRAYEDRRHSFDFQVNRALADVVDQLQTREAALFITSNWPNDSDTVIRNSHVVMSTSPGKWVTKDERTIVHAVGAGEDSEQMDVRVELDTDMVPGHLTIRHSVMAHGDSATVIEERISSGVGEDETIERVVKKLAREYAHRDDPVAGRLNNQNVSELLVKCLQNRGVALPFEFAVEVPGPKGTERPVHSAAFPDSGAKGLHEIPLFKDDVIEKPGSLLVIFPGEDKFHLGSVMGMAALSALFTLILTFTYISTLRDWIRQKKLGEMKADFINAMTHELKTPIATIGLATDALGHPRVLDDPEKVKQYAEMIRKENQRMNRQVENVLQSSLAERTDVILQQDPVNLNQILEKAIHQIKFQAENAGGTLAIKAPLSDVIVKGDADMLEHVFLNLLDNGIKYGGDHPKVEVVLRCVDKYAEVCIRDHGKGIPVVEQEKIFGKFYRIGKGDAQSVKGFGIGLNFVRNMVERHGGKVWVESEEGNGSSFFIQLPCQA; translated from the coding sequence ATGATGCGCAGATGGAACATGTCGGTACGCACACGTGCAGTGTGGATGACGGTGGCCCTGATAGGCACCACGGTGATCCAGGTGTTGTGGATGCGAAGGGCCTATGAAGACAGGAGGCATTCGTTCGATTTTCAGGTCAACCGGGCCCTGGCCGACGTGGTGGATCAGCTGCAGACGCGGGAAGCGGCGCTGTTCATTACATCCAATTGGCCGAACGATTCGGATACCGTGATTCGCAACAGCCACGTGGTGATGAGTACATCACCGGGTAAGTGGGTGACCAAGGACGAAAGAACGATTGTGCATGCCGTAGGTGCCGGCGAAGATTCGGAGCAAATGGATGTGCGGGTTGAGCTGGATACCGACATGGTTCCGGGGCATCTCACCATTCGCCATTCCGTAATGGCCCACGGCGATTCCGCAACGGTCATCGAAGAAAGGATCTCTTCCGGGGTGGGCGAAGATGAGACGATCGAAAGGGTGGTGAAGAAACTGGCCAGGGAATATGCACACCGTGACGACCCGGTTGCAGGCCGGTTGAACAATCAGAACGTGTCGGAACTACTTGTGAAATGCCTGCAGAATCGCGGCGTTGCTTTGCCTTTTGAGTTTGCCGTGGAAGTGCCGGGGCCAAAGGGAACCGAACGCCCGGTGCACAGCGCAGCTTTCCCTGATTCAGGTGCGAAAGGGTTGCACGAAATACCCTTGTTCAAAGATGATGTGATAGAAAAACCGGGTTCACTCCTGGTGATTTTTCCCGGCGAAGACAAGTTCCACCTGGGTTCGGTGATGGGCATGGCAGCTTTATCGGCTTTGTTCACACTCATCCTCACTTTTACATACATCTCTACACTCAGGGACTGGATCCGCCAGAAGAAACTGGGCGAAATGAAGGCCGACTTCATAAACGCCATGACCCATGAACTGAAAACACCTATCGCCACCATAGGCTTGGCAACGGATGCACTTGGCCACCCGCGGGTGCTGGATGATCCGGAAAAAGTAAAGCAATATGCGGAGATGATCCGGAAGGAAAACCAACGCATGAACAGGCAGGTGGAAAATGTGCTTCAGTCATCGTTGGCCGAGCGCACCGATGTGATCTTGCAGCAGGATCCCGTGAACCTGAATCAGATCCTCGAAAAGGCGATTCATCAAATTAAATTTCAGGCAGAAAATGCCGGGGGAACCCTGGCGATAAAAGCCCCACTGTCCGATGTAATTGTAAAGGGAGATGCCGATATGCTGGAACACGTGTTCCTGAACCTGCTCGACAATGGCATTAAGTATGGTGGCGATCACCCCAAGGTTGAAGTTGTCCTCCGTTGCGTTGATAAATACGCGGAAGTATGCATACGCGACCACGGCAAGGGCATTCCGGTTGTTGAGCAGGAAAAGATTTTCGGCAAGTTTTACAGGATCGGGAAAGGGGATGCACAATCGGTAAAGGGGTTCGGGATCGGGTTGAACTTCGTTAGAAACATGGTGGAGCGCCACGGTGGAAAGGTGTGGGTGGAAAGTGAGGAAGGCAACGGGAGTTCGTTTTTCATTCAACTCCCTTGTCAGGCATGA
- a CDS encoding T9SS type A sorting domain-containing protein produces MKKISTLATVILACCAYTGYAQSQDESSTTKKIRIVKEINENGKITQLDTTIEVSGNDAEIREALKGIDEQSLPEGAHKEVRVRKFVDENGQERVEKEVTVRVGTAEDGTEDIHSENMDDMKHMMVIETDGNGDEPAMIKCIINGKEVTPEDGHAVWISDGKGEPGQRMEVTVNDDVFVNEDGKEVHKRIVMITRLSGDEAKELQEKGALDKQQGTSELASTELKFFPNPSDGKFHLAFELPNTGATDVRIVDIQGKEVFHDNIANFSGRYDKDIDISSNGQGIYFLQVKQGTQSLTRKIVME; encoded by the coding sequence ATGAAAAAGATCAGCACCCTGGCAACCGTTATCCTGGCCTGTTGTGCATATACGGGATATGCACAGTCACAGGATGAATCTTCCACAACGAAAAAGATCCGGATCGTGAAGGAGATCAACGAAAATGGCAAAATCACCCAACTGGATACCACCATTGAGGTTTCCGGTAATGATGCCGAGATACGTGAAGCATTGAAGGGCATCGACGAACAATCGCTGCCGGAGGGCGCACACAAGGAAGTACGCGTTCGCAAGTTTGTGGATGAGAACGGACAGGAACGTGTGGAGAAAGAAGTGACTGTTCGCGTGGGTACCGCAGAAGACGGTACCGAAGACATTCATAGCGAAAACATGGATGACATGAAACACATGATGGTGATTGAGACCGATGGCAACGGGGATGAACCCGCCATGATCAAGTGCATCATCAATGGCAAGGAAGTAACCCCTGAAGACGGCCATGCCGTTTGGATCTCAGACGGAAAAGGCGAACCGGGTCAACGCATGGAAGTAACCGTGAACGACGATGTGTTCGTCAATGAAGACGGAAAAGAAGTACACAAGCGCATCGTGATGATCACACGCCTATCCGGCGACGAAGCAAAAGAACTGCAGGAAAAAGGCGCGCTCGACAAACAGCAGGGCACATCCGAGTTGGCATCCACCGAACTCAAATTCTTCCCGAACCCGAGCGACGGAAAATTCCACCTGGCGTTCGAATTGCCGAACACAGGCGCCACCGATGTGCGCATCGTTGACATCCAGGGAAAGGAAGTGTTTCATGACAACATCGCCAACTTCTCGGGCAGGTACGACAAAGACATCGACATTTCTTCCAATGGACAAGGGATTTATTTCCTTCAGGTAAAACAGGGCACACAGTCGCTCACGCGGAAGATCGTCATGGAATAA
- a CDS encoding DinB family protein has product MEQKEINRIIDQVNRFYDGPCWPGTTLHDILDDVDAGMANAVMPFTLQTIHRIVLHVLATEKVVISRLDGADHVLSESEDWPSYEETLRMNWDETRAKVKQSMQSLLDRINRLQDEQLDAPILKGFSSIYVTLHGHLQHTYYHYGQVMLLKKILQSRN; this is encoded by the coding sequence ATGGAACAAAAAGAAATCAACAGAATCATCGATCAGGTAAATCGGTTTTATGATGGTCCGTGCTGGCCAGGCACCACTTTGCATGACATCCTGGATGATGTGGATGCCGGCATGGCCAACGCAGTGATGCCTTTCACCCTGCAAACCATCCACCGCATCGTGTTGCACGTGTTGGCCACAGAGAAGGTGGTCATCAGTCGCCTGGATGGGGCCGACCATGTATTGTCGGAATCCGAAGACTGGCCGTCCTATGAAGAAACCCTCCGGATGAATTGGGACGAGACCAGGGCCAAGGTGAAACAAAGCATGCAATCCCTGCTCGACAGGATCAACCGGTTACAGGATGAACAGCTCGATGCACCGATACTCAAAGGTTTCTCATCCATATATGTGACCCTGCATGGTCATCTGCAACATACCTACTATCACTATGGCCAGGTGATGTTGCTGAAGAAGATCCTTCAATCCCGGAACTGA
- a CDS encoding class I SAM-dependent rRNA methyltransferase, whose amino-acid sequence MTDPAIHRIQLKKGKDRAVRNFHPWIFSGALGRVSDKIQSGDLVDVYAFEGDFVGRGYYGTSSIAVRLISFEQEDINPEFWKRQLSKALQLRKSLGFPSDRTNAFRWVHGEGDSLPGLVVDVYGHVAVMQAHHLGIWNARKEIADAILEVGQGWLKEVVDKSAETLPGSENLSVEYIHGEAQSGEIFENGNRFHVHWTEGQKTGFFLDQRDNRALLAQYAKGRTVLNAYCYSGGFSVYAAKAGASHVDSVDSSAKAIQWTKENMALNGASDIHTAITSDVTEFLKKPSGKYDLMVLDPPAFAKRLSVLEKGLRGYRHINAMAIRAIKPGGILFTFSCSQAVSQEAFQQVIFQAAQESRRFVRILHRLSQPADHPVSIYHPEGFYLKGLVLYVE is encoded by the coding sequence ATGACCGATCCAGCCATTCATCGCATCCAGTTGAAAAAAGGGAAAGATCGTGCCGTTCGCAACTTTCATCCCTGGATATTTTCAGGCGCACTCGGGCGGGTTTCCGACAAGATCCAAAGCGGCGACCTGGTGGATGTATATGCCTTCGAAGGAGACTTCGTCGGACGCGGTTACTACGGTACATCATCCATAGCTGTCCGCCTGATCAGTTTTGAACAGGAAGACATCAACCCCGAATTCTGGAAAAGGCAGCTGTCAAAAGCCTTGCAACTGCGCAAATCATTGGGCTTTCCGTCGGACCGGACCAATGCGTTTCGTTGGGTACATGGCGAAGGAGACAGCTTGCCAGGCCTGGTGGTGGATGTGTATGGTCATGTGGCCGTGATGCAGGCGCACCACCTGGGTATCTGGAATGCCAGAAAAGAGATTGCGGATGCGATCCTGGAAGTGGGCCAGGGGTGGTTGAAGGAAGTGGTGGACAAAAGTGCCGAGACCTTGCCCGGTTCAGAAAATCTCAGCGTTGAATACATCCACGGTGAGGCCCAATCGGGTGAGATCTTTGAAAACGGAAACCGCTTTCATGTGCACTGGACAGAGGGACAAAAGACCGGGTTTTTTCTGGATCAGCGTGACAACCGCGCATTGCTCGCGCAGTACGCCAAAGGAAGAACAGTGCTGAATGCCTATTGCTATTCCGGTGGCTTTTCGGTGTATGCGGCAAAAGCAGGCGCATCGCATGTGGATTCGGTAGACAGTTCGGCAAAGGCCATCCAGTGGACCAAAGAGAACATGGCCTTGAACGGAGCTTCCGACATCCATACGGCCATCACTTCCGATGTGACGGAATTTCTGAAAAAACCTTCCGGTAAGTACGACCTCATGGTGCTGGATCCACCTGCATTCGCCAAGCGGTTGTCGGTGCTGGAAAAAGGATTGCGTGGATACCGGCACATCAATGCCATGGCCATACGTGCGATAAAGCCCGGGGGTATCCTGTTCACGTTCTCGTGCTCACAGGCCGTCAGCCAGGAGGCATTTCAGCAGGTGATCTTTCAGGCGGCCCAGGAGAGCCGGCGTTTTGTGCGCATCCTCCATCGACTGAGTCAACCCGCCGACCACCCCGTAAGCATCTACCACCCGGAGGGCTTCTACCTGAAGGGGTTGGTTCTTTATGTTGAATAG
- a CDS encoding tetratricopeptide repeat protein translates to MHIHFRGLTVATVLFFLYSGVALSQTTQLDKKMQAVHDLVEKDKLDDASKELEQLLDENPTYGAGWDYLVKIRTEQYKNSQVSEKVLGNISVSTTTKDKDGNDVPMDNDSIAQNLKAFLSTFKPSIKAYNKYVYTLRLATLHARDAYYSSMYLRSIFVDQAVDTAVSKEALGYFQDAEEAFSKKDFTTAIKLYQRSIEAQPDFYKARLYIGDSYYAMQNYVEASKYFKEAIATQPNQLEPRKFLVDAYSHESLYADATREAIEALLVYPDCDLMLKLDDAAYLDNKKVAIQWTPRTIFPNTNKEPAETDINSYIPDSTKMIPKEPWTFYREAGDKIKPFCNDKGIVIESNSLTDTKYMEIYSWEYMLAHSQDASLQEAHKMQNAGFLDCYVMVTCFHFDFYDQYKDFASKNKERIREYFNRFIQPR, encoded by the coding sequence ATGCATATCCATTTCCGAGGCCTTACAGTGGCCACCGTACTTTTTTTCCTTTACTCCGGAGTGGCCCTATCCCAAACCACCCAGCTCGACAAGAAAATGCAGGCTGTGCATGACCTGGTGGAGAAAGACAAGCTGGATGATGCCAGCAAGGAATTGGAGCAACTGCTGGATGAAAACCCCACATACGGAGCAGGATGGGACTACCTGGTTAAGATTCGCACGGAGCAATATAAAAACTCGCAAGTATCCGAAAAGGTACTTGGCAACATCAGCGTCTCAACCACCACCAAAGACAAAGACGGGAATGACGTACCTATGGACAATGACTCCATTGCACAAAACCTGAAAGCGTTTCTCAGCACATTCAAACCGTCCATAAAGGCATACAACAAATATGTGTATACGTTGCGGCTCGCTACCCTGCACGCCAGGGACGCCTACTACTCATCCATGTACCTGCGCTCCATTTTTGTCGACCAGGCAGTAGACACCGCCGTGTCAAAAGAGGCACTCGGGTATTTCCAGGATGCCGAAGAAGCATTTTCGAAAAAGGATTTTACAACTGCCATCAAACTCTATCAACGCTCAATTGAAGCCCAACCGGATTTTTACAAGGCGCGACTGTACATCGGCGACAGCTACTACGCCATGCAGAACTATGTGGAAGCAAGCAAGTATTTCAAGGAAGCGATTGCCACACAACCCAACCAACTCGAACCCCGCAAATTTCTGGTGGATGCCTATTCGCATGAAAGTTTATACGCCGATGCCACCAGGGAAGCCATCGAGGCATTGCTGGTGTACCCCGACTGTGACCTGATGTTAAAATTGGATGACGCCGCCTACCTGGATAACAAGAAAGTTGCCATACAATGGACACCCCGTACGATCTTCCCCAACACCAACAAAGAACCGGCAGAAACAGACATCAATTCCTACATACCTGATTCCACAAAGATGATCCCGAAAGAACCATGGACATTTTACCGCGAAGCAGGAGACAAGATCAAACCTTTTTGCAACGACAAGGGCATCGTAATAGAAAGCAATTCCCTTACCGACACGAAATACATGGAGATATACAGCTGGGAATATATGCTGGCTCATAGCCAGGACGCATCGCTGCAGGAAGCACATAAGATGCAAAACGCCGGCTTCCTTGATTGCTACGTCATGGTCACCTGCTTCCATTTCGACTTCTACGACCAGTACAAAGATTTCGCATCAAAAAACAAGGAGCGGATCAGGGAGTATTTCAACCGCTTCATTCAACCCAGGTAG